From the genome of Nicotiana sylvestris chromosome 1, ASM39365v2, whole genome shotgun sequence:
aatgtaggccacttaccaacatcttggcgattatgccattccaacgCTGCCCCAGttaggctctcactgaagtacgccatcaacaaatcatccttctcaccaacacttctcattttattgCAATAATCcatcaaatgggctaccggatccccacacccatcatacaagttaaactttggcactttcaaccccgcaggcagacgaacgtcaggggacatagataattctttgtaagacatgctaccctggtctccggttccttgcttgttctttaaggattgttctatgcctttcagcctcctgggtatcccatctcgtccttttcttcctgtgaactcttCATTTGAAATATGGGGCCCATCCCGCggaccctgcttgtatgagttgggaaccttgtgggcaacctctgaggggtaatattgggcatcataaGCTTTGAGtaggtgttcattgttggggatggtagATAAGACCGGAGGGCAATTTTTGgaaaaggtaattggaagatgagtgatggcGGCGAGTTGTTTGCCGTACACCATTTTGATTCCTTCTGATattgggaatttcaagacttgatgaaGCGTTAAGGGTACTGCCCTCAAATTATGAATCCAGGGTCTTCCGAGCAgcgcgttgtatctcatgtctccttcgattaCATAGAACTTTGTTTCCTGGATAGTCCCGACCATATTTACTAGGAAAATGATTTCCTCTTTGGTGATTTCACTTACCATGTTGAAGTAGTTGAGTACTCGAGTTGCAGGCACGATTTGATCCTGGAGGTCAagttgctctacgaccctcgatcgaataatgtttgttgagctacctggatcaatcaacacccgtttaacttgaattttattcataaggatagatattaccagcGTATCATTGTCAGGTTGTTCGATTCCTTCTGCATCCTCATCGTTGAAAGACAAGGTATCTTCTGGTAAGTAGTCCCGGGTACATTTCTCCCTCATGATTGTCACCTTGGTGTGTTTAAGCATCCCGCCTTGAGGAGTATCGACCCcaccaacgatcatatgaatcacGTGTTATGGTTCCTCCTGTTCGTTTTTCCTATTTGTATCCCTGTCTCTAAAGTGATTTTTAGCTCAGTCACTCAGGAACTCTCGAAGATAACCCTCGTTGAACAAACGAGTTGCTTCCTCTCTTAACTGTTTGTAATCTTCGGTTCTGTGACCATGGGTTCCATGGTATTTGCACATTTAATTAGGGTTCTTTTGAGCTGGATTGGTTGTAGGGGTCTAGGCCACATGGTATCCTTGATTCCTCTAATATATGATACAATGCCCGATGCATcgacgctgaagttgtattctgataaccgTGGTGCTTTTTTAGGCTTGATATGATTATCGAAGACACTCTTACTTATGATCCTTTGGGAGTTTTATCCTAGATCATTCCTTCAGTCATTTTGAATAGGATTACGTCCCGGTCCGTTGTTTCTATGTTCTGTGCTTTATGGTTGGTATCGATCTCTATTTGACCGGTGCTCCTTGTCGATGTCCCTTTGAACTCTACCGTCGAATCTATTTGGGTAGATGGAACCGGAAGGAGCTCCTAACTGATCATCcttgaccctgatctttgactagtATCGATTATGTACATCATCCCAGGTCACAACTAGATATTCAATCAAGTTCTGCTTTAGTTGTCGTGATGCTATCGAActtcgctcgttcaaaccttgagtgaaggcttggACAACCCAATCATCGATGATCGGGGGTAAGTCTATGCGTTCCATCTGgaaccgagatacgaattcccttagcATTTCATTGTCTTTTTGTCGCACTTTGAAGAGGTTAGACTTCCTAGTTGCGACCATTATTGCTCTGGCGTGTGCCTTTACGAACGAATCGGCAAGCATGACAAAGGAATTGATGGAATTGGGCAgcaaattgtggtaccatatcattgcccCCTTCGATAAAGTTTCTCCAAACTTCGTCAACAGAACagattcaatttcatcatcttctaagtcatttccttttATCGCACATGTATAAGAAGTGGCATGCTCATTAGGATCAGCGGTTCCATTGTATTAGAGAATTTTTGGCATGCGAATCTTCTTTGGAATGAACTTCGGAGCCGCATTTTGAGGGAAAATCTTCTgcacaaacttcttcgaatccaaaccttttaaaatcgggggtgcccccggtatttggtcAACCCGTGAATTGTACGTTTCTACCTTCTTGCCATTAGccttgattttcttttctctcgATTCGATCCAtttagtgagctcctcgagcatcttcaaaTGGCGGGGTCAGTTCCCGATCCATTATCATTCGATTTCTTCGGTACATGTTCAACCCTATGAATAGCTTCTTATGATGTATCAAGCTCAATTCAGCTTGGTGCTCGATTTTGATTTGGGAGTTGCGCTATCGCAGCTTGCTGAGTCTGcagcatttcaaatatcattcgAAGGTTAATCCCGCCTTCTTCACCGCTCTATACGTTCTGATCGGCTGCCCGAGCGTCTCTGCGAACGTTATTTTCAGGGTCGGCACCTAAATTTCCATGAATGGAAACACGAGCACTAACATCGACTGCATCTATGGTCGGTGGTCCATCGGGATTGGCTGAAGGTGCTCCATTTTCGGGGGCGACTATGTTCTCGTTCTCGCTGTGAAGTTCAAGGCTAGTTTCTGTGTGAGTGGGTGttgcttgagagtttgacatgttgattcctgaaatcaaagacacttATGAGAACAAGCATAAAGTAGTGTGCGTTATGAGGATTAATACTAGGCAATCACTATTattcttagccccacggtggacgccaaactgtttaccctaaaaatcatataacaattaaacttataatgtggttttaaggacaaGTGATtttacctaataccaattgataaacgtaGAAATTAGTAGTAAAGATTAACAATGAGATAAATCAAACCAGTTTTGAAACGTGATTCAACCCTCAAGCTTAAGTGCCCTCGAACTGATCGGTGcccaaaataataaaaaagcAAAATGATGAACAAGAATATAAGTTAGAAAGTAatgtattgctttgatatgcaaGAATGTAAGATGGTCACAAGATGATTAGGACCCTTTTTATATAGTAAAGGAATTCtatttatggtacaattctaattacggaagtaaatcccatgattaactAAATAACCGCCCTTGATTTTATCTCTTCCGagatttacgccatgatcttcgGCCAATCACGGATATTTCGCTTTTCCGTTATTGTATTTTGCTCGATGTATGTCTCTTTTGATCTTGATCGCTACTGGCCTCGATCTTCGATAAACGCCTCGGTCTGGTCTGTTGTGAGGCCGACCTTTGACTCAATTCCCTAGCCCGATCAAATGATAAAATCGGGTAGTCCCAGTTTTAACCGTATACatataaaaatcattaaaaatctAACTTTTAAACTCGAACCATTTTCTAACTAGTCTATCGGCTTGGATTCTTGGGAAATTGGTCAATATACGTCTCTATTATATAAAATAACTAAGTTCCCTTTGGACAtagattttgttattttttttttcaaaaaaaattaaaaacattgTTTCTTCATGGAATTTGAttagtttttttaaaataaataatcaagTTCCAAAAACCGTTTTGGGCTAGTTTTTCGGTGAAATTTTTTCTTGCAGTCacaaaatttcaatattttttcaaGTAATACGTGTGTCCAAATACAATTTTAACTTCCAAAAATTTCAACACaacttcaaatttttttttcttccaaatttCAACTAAATCTATGTTCAAACGCTAGCTTAATTATTCATGGGTATATTTTACATATCCTTATTATTGGTAAATCGTCCAATATTCGTTATCAGACCCGCTGTAACATAGCTCCAAGATAAAATGCCATTCAAAAAAGCTAATTCAAACCATATCCAAAACACATGGGTAATATTTGAATCTTTAATTTCCTGAAGTATTTTGATATTTGGACTCCACTAAAACTACGTTGGAGCTTTAATTTTGTCAAGATCAAATACAACTAAGTACGAGATAAATTGTTAATAGTAAAAGTACAAAAATTGTCCAACTGTATAACATATgataaattaaaatattttgtATGGTAGAATTGCCTTAGGTGGTTAAATTTGAATCTTTTATGCTAAACATCGTTATGGTTATTGTCCGTGAAGCCTAAAGGATTAACTATATATGGCTCTTTTATATCAAAGATTATATGGTTCATTTTTGTATGATTGTGATAAAATGTCGATCTTTAATCCTAAAACCGACAACTTCTTTTTGCCAAACATCTTTATGCAAAAATATTAAACGATGTGTGTATCcttataaaagttgttattttcATAAAGGCTATCAAAGTTGCTTATCACAAGTATTAAAAGTACAAGAGGGAGTGAATTGACAATTTTTAATTTCAGTATTCTAAGTAGTTGACTAGTTTACTAATGAGTTGCGTAGAGATAAGAACAggacaatacaacaacaacaacaacaacaacaacaacaacccagtataatcccacttagtggggtctggggagggtagtgtgtacgcagaccttacccctaccctggggtagagaggctgtttccaaataaacccctgacatccttccctccaagaacttcccaccttgctcttggggagactcgaactcacaacctcttggttggaagtggaggacAATAATAATGCAGAAATAAAGTGTAAGAAATAAAGACGCCAGGATTTTTATACTGATTCAGATTCAATGTGAATCATATTTTGTCCCTTTGGGTTGCAAGGGTGATCTCTTTCAGTTTTTGAAGTTTCTCGAGTACAAGATGATTGATGTAGCTTTACACCAACAACTTAGTCTCTATGTCACTTTTCCCTTTTTGATATAATGTCTCACCAGTGTTTATCTCTTTTTCTACTATCGTTAATTATACAACAGatctaaaaaatatataatgCTTGTTTGGAGTAGAACAAAAAGAGTGATAATGGTTCGCTCAAAGTATATCTTCTTCAAGTCTGGAATAGATGTATATATATACTTCGTGAGACCTTCTTGACTCTTGATTGACGCGAATCTTGAGAGATTGCAAACCCAAGGGAATTGATCCTTGAACCGAATCGCAAATTGATTCTTTCAAAGAATAAGGTCACGTTTTCGTTGATCTTCCTTGACTTGTATCTTTGATAGACTTTCCTTTCCTTTTGCTGGGCAGATCTTTTCGTTACTTGAGTGATTGATGATGGATTCCCTGATTTCGGGCTTTAATGATCTCCAGTGTAGAGCtttgcatttttattttcctttgattttggGATCTTCTTATACTAGCTTCCGTCAATCATCTATCAAATTATTGATTGATTCTTCTTCCGGATTTTCGTCGCTTCTTCCTTTTTTTATAGCTAATCATTGatacttttcctttcttttgcttcCGTTGATAGATTGTTTCCTTAGTTCATGCTTAAATGATAAGGAATCttgatttctttgttttatccCTTGTGATCATGCACCAAACGTGATATATTATATTTCATCATGGAAACTCATATTTAACAAGTATAACATGCTTGAATGTCCACACTTCGTGCATCATATGAAATGGAGATCATTGCCCATAATGTGTCTTAGGTGATGGCTTCTTCATGTTCAACACCAAACTTAGTCGTATATATTGAAATTGAGTACCTTCTAATGCAACGTGGTACAATAGATCTATAATTTATGTAGAGTTTAGACTTTTTATAATCGCACGTGATGCATTAAGCACTTTCATAGTGTTGATACTCAACGTGCATCACCATTGCTGCTTTCCATTGGAGTTTTCCTTCAACCAATCATATATCGATTTTATTAGATATAAAACAGTATTGTTTCAAGTTTTAGACATGTTTTTATACATTGGGGTACTACACATTCTTCCAATTTTGTCCTTACTTTCACGCAATCTTTTAATTTTGAGTTCTATAAGTAATAAGCTTCTGAGATTGAATCGAGACATATTTTACTAATGTTGAATATTGTAGATATATCTAACTCATTATATGAAATATATTTTCAAGTTAACTTCTATAATTACATCATTTTTTTTAGTAAAGGGTAATGAAATGTTTTCAATGTCTAATAATAATTTCACAAGCAATAGGTAAtcgaaatatatatatacaaaaaaataagtACATACATACAGTGATACAAATATCTAGTCACATAAACATACACATACATTAGTAAGTAGTTCATCAAAATTTATATTATCCATTTTATAAATTTGAAATATCCAAATGTTTGGCACCAGTAATTAGAGAATTATTATCCATTACATGTTTCAGAAACTTAGGACTAAAAGTCTACCTAATTATTCAAGTGAAAACTGTAATGTGGGTTTTTAGCTAAGAAAATTTTAATGCGATTTTCTGTTATTTAACTAACTTTCACAATATTTTCGCTACTACTTTAATCAAGTATACACCAAATCAACATTTGAATTCCGTGCTAAATTAATGGTGCAACTTAAATTAAATAGAGGGAGTATTAATTTACCACGATTTAACTATAATTTGAAGTTTCTTTTGTAACACATTCAGTTTTAATGTAATATGCGCCTATGCATGAGAATATATTAGTTTATGTTTTTCAAAATAAATGTCCATCTTCTCTTTTGTTGTTGTCAAATAATGTCAACCTCTTGAAGAAGGGATATTTTAAAATCATTCTTCTTATgttattttctaaaaaaaaattcattttattcccatctaaaaataataataatattaaaagTAAAGGCATGACGTCACATAATACACCAACTAACTACTCGTCCACATACCTAATACCAAGCACAAAACCAAATTAAGATATTCAATTGAAACAAAAACATTAGGTTATTTAGATAAAACAAGAACAATTGACAAATTATTTTTTGTTCCATGTCCTAAAGCTAAAGCTAAAGTAGATCCATTTAAATTAGTAACAAATTATATCATCCCACAGTAGAGGAAACACTTTATCATTAGGGAAAAAAGAgaaggatttttttttatttgctcCTGTTTGGTAGATGAGAGAAAGTGGACGGAAAAAGCGATTTCTCCTTTCTCtgtattttccttttcccttctcTCCAAACTCTCCCCATATGTGAAGTATCGGGTCATTTCTCCTCGGCTCTCCGTGAACCGCCGGTTCAAAACGCATTTTCTCCGATGAGATTTTCGCTGCTAACATCAATTGAGGATTACCGATTTTCACCACAGCATTCGAGAACCGTAGATTTTGACTAAAGTTCTCAATTTTCGAATAAAAACCCTAGCAATCAGGTttgtattctttttccttttattttttgttcGTGCCCATATTTTGCTTCGTGGAACGCCTAAAGCTAATCTCAGGTTCGTCAATTTTAACCAGTTTGGTAATTTTGATCTGGAGAGTGACGTGCTGTTTGCATTTTCATATGATTTAGTGAATGCTTTCATAATATGTAATCTCTGATGAAAGTTTTGCTGTTGAGAGATTACAGTTAGTTTTTGGCTTGAGAATTTTAGTCGATTGGGTGGTTGTTTTCTAGATGAATTTTGGTTATTCTGATCCGGAGAGTGTGATTCGTTGTTTTGCTCTGGATTATATAATGATTTATTTAAAATGTATTCACCAATTTGAAATTATCATGATGCAGGTTTGGTCATTTGGTTGGATGTGAATTTTTTAGGCTCTGAGTTAGCTATTTTCTGGATCTTGATACACTTAAGCATTAGAGGAATCCGTTATTGTTCAACTGTATTCTCTCTCTTTTGCTCGGTGAGGAGAAATATGCAGAAGAGTGGGAGTCTTGCTAAAAATAATTCTTTGAGACTTACAACTCAGCAGTCTCTTCGACGTCTCGGGCTGTGTTCCCAGATTACAACAGCAGGGCAGCATTCATCTCCGGTTGTTTTCCCTGAAAAACGAAGCAAAGGAAGAAGTTCGATACGTGGAGAACTTAGTCTGAGTAATAATGACCCTAAGAAAGAGAAAAATGAGGAGCACAGGATTGACATCGGGGATGAGCAGTCTGACCTGCTCGGATATGAAGTGTTTTCTGGAAAGCTGGTTTTGGACAAGGGGAAGGCAAATAAAAATTCTGAGTTAGAAGCCTCAAAGGAGGTTACTAGCCAGGATGCTGTTGAAGCCAAACTTACTAGCAAGGCTATGGTTTGGGGTTCTGGTATGCTGCGTCTGGAAGATGTTATTTCGGTAAGGTTCTTTAAGGGATTATGGGTTTTGTCAGAATTTGTATCACTTCCGTTTGAGTTTTACTAAGCAGTAGGTTCTGCACGTACCACAGGTATCATACTGTCCTGGACTCCGACATTTCACCATCCATTCATATCCCCTTAGAAGAGGTTTTTTAAAAACTCGAAGAAGCCAGAAGGATTTTCGCTTTTTAGTTTCTTCATCAGAGGAAGCACTTCAATGGGTAAATGCATTTGCAGATCAACAGTGTTATGTGAATATATTGCCTCATCCTCTGGCTTCATCAAAGAAGCAGGCTTCTGATTTGGTTACTAATGAATTTCCTCTCGAGTCATATGTACGATGTAAAAGTCCTCCTAGAATGCTTGTCATTTTGAACCCAAGGTCTGGCCGTGGTCGTTCAAGTAAAGTATTCCATGGCAAGGTTGAACCTATATTCAAGGTATGTTCTAGAACTGTAATCTGTTATTACCTAGCTGACAATTTTATTTGCGCCTCTAAc
Proteins encoded in this window:
- the LOC138875966 gene encoding uncharacterized protein, which encodes MREKCTRDYLPEDTLSFNDEDAEGIEQPDNDTLVISILMNKIQVKRVLIDPGSSTNIIRSRVVEQLDLQDQIVPATRVLNYFNMVSEITKEEIIFLVNMVGTIQETKFYVIEGDMRYNALLGRPWIHNLRAVPLTLHQVLKFPISEGIKMVYGKQLAAITHLPITFSKNCPPVLSTIPNNEHLLKAYDAQYYPSEVAHKVPNSYKQGPRDGPHISNEEFTGRKGRDGIPRRLKVPKFNLYDGCGDPVAHLMDYCNKMRSVGEKDDLLMAYFSESLTGAALEWHNRQDVGKWPTLGDMVQDFF